A genomic region of Miscanthus floridulus cultivar M001 chromosome 3, ASM1932011v1, whole genome shotgun sequence contains the following coding sequences:
- the LOC136543659 gene encoding uncharacterized protein: MRHPADSKAWKHVDRKYEWFAKDARNIRLGLASDGFNPFGMQNVTYTTWPVILIPYNLPPWLFEKQPYSMMSMLIPGKKSPGMNIDVYLRPLIDELKELWEKGIDTWDDKVKKNFKLHAILLWTINDFPAYAMLSGCSIKGKFACPYCHKDTNYLWLKFGNKHCYMGHCRFLPSDHPWRMNKISFNNEVETREAPVPLSGQQVLEQYETFDQVSFGKATSKKRKPDEDKRWHNWRKKSIFFELPYWSSLLIRHNLDVMHIEKNICESILGTLLEMEAEEAKLGGPVCYRWMYPVERFLDVDTKLNRADRHESTAVNEPPSGLSIFGEMDYKRIGQTIEIFGGDEGAYGRTQRNSIKNLNKRHKEHFVRWFEDNITKLYEKGEASELMYALSQGPDHRARVFNRCYINSWLFRTTAIERNLVTQNSGVLVRGDGTTGNMTCVIGMMCRLPVLAEVEDTIGINTSRSRGYNRDKYGVIDIDTSRFRYSNEPYILATQAEPVFFINLVNKPGWSSVVAVRPRNLFAIPEAENEGDMEVNLLDVGIQDMNLVGSNEDLSNWTIADKEGTTGDASIINQVRGEAVPEPDDAVLLDEDDDDEDDTYIDDGVVAPVVVESLEDDFFV, encoded by the exons ATGCGTCACCCTGCTGACTCGAAGGCATGGAAGCACGTGGATAGGAAGTATGAATGGTTTGCAAAGGATGCTCGTAATATTAGGCTGGGTCTTGCTTCTGATGGCTTCAACCCCTTTGGCATGCAAAATGTTACATACACCACATGGCCTGTTATCCTAATCCCTTACAATTTACCTCCTTGGTTGTTTGAGAAACAACCTTATTCAATGATGTCGATGTTGATACCCGGTAAAAAATCCCCTGGAATGAATATTGATGTATATTTGAGGCCCCTCATTGATGAGCTGAAGGAGCTTTGGGAAAAGGGTATTGATACATGGGATGATAAGGTAAAGAAGAATTTTAAACTACATGCTATTCTGCTTTGGACAATTAATGACTTTCcagcatatgcgatgctttctgGTTGTAGCATAAAAGGCAAATTTGCATGTCCATACTGCCACAAGGATACAAATTATTTGTGGTTGAAATTTGGGAACAAGCACTGCTACATGGGACATTGTCGTTTTTTGCCCTCAGACCATCCATGGCGCATGAACAAGATCAGCTTCAACAATGAGGTGGAAACCAGGGAGGCTCCAGTACCACTGTCTGGTCAACAGGTATTGGAGCAGTATGAAACTTTTGATCAAGTGAGTTTTGGAAAGGCGACATCAAAAAAGAGGAAGCCTGATGAAGATAAAAGATGGCacaattggaggaagaagagtattTTCTTTGAGCTCCCTTACTGGTCTTCTTTGCTCATAAGGCATAATTTGGACGTGATGCACATTGAGAAAAACATATGCGAGAGCATATTGGGTACTTTGCTTGAAATGGAAG CTGAAGAGGCTAAACTTGGAGGGCCCGTGTGTTATAGATGGATGTATCCAGTTGAGAG ATTCTTGGACGTTGACACCAAGCTGAATCGCGCTGATCGTCATGAAAGTACAGCCGTGAATGAGCCGCCGTCTGGTTTGAGCATATTTGGTGAAATGGATTACAAGAGGATAGGACAGACTATCGAGATATTTGGTGGAGATGAG GGAGCATATGGAAGAACTCAAAGAAATAGTATAAAGAATCTTAATAAACGACACAAGGAGCACTTTGTAAGGTGGTTCGAGGACAAT ATCACCAAACTATATGAGAAAGGGGAAGCAAGTGAACTGATGTATGCCCTTTCTCAAGGACCGGACCATCGAGCTCGTGTGTTCAATAGATGCTACATCAATAGCTGGCTATTTCGAACGACTGCCATTGAGAGAAACCTCGTCACACAAAACAGTGGTGTGCTTGTGAGGGGTGATGGTACTACTGGCAACATGACCTG TGTGATTGGTATGATGTGCCGGCTACCAGTACTAGCAGAAGTAGAGGATACAATAGGGATAAATACTAGCAGAAGTAGAGGATACAATAGGGATAAATATGGTGTTATCGATATCGATACTTCTAGGTTCCGATATTCAAATGAACCTTACATTCTGGCGACACAGGCTGAACCGGTGTTTTTTATCAACCTCGTGAACAAGCCGGGATGGTCCAGTGTTGTTGCGGTGAGACCAAGAAATttgtttgccataccagaagcaGAAAATGAGGGTGACATGGAAGTCAATCTACTTGATGTGGGAATCCAAGACATGAATTTAGTAGGCTCAAATGAGGATTTGTCTAATTGGACAATAGCAGACAAGGAAGGCACAACTGGTGATGCCTCCATTATTAATCAGGTGCGTGGCGAAGCAGTTCCCGAACCAGATGATGCAGTCTTacttgatgaggatgatgacgacGAAGATGACACCTACATTGACGATGGAGTTGTTGCACCAGTTGTGGTAGAAAGCCTAGAAGATGATTTCTTTGTTTAA
- the LOC136543661 gene encoding beta-amylase 2, chloroplastic-like, producing MAELTISAMMIAQQFNLQKTCTGKKTFISTWDTGFFRREGGWSTEYGQFFMSWYSRMLLEHGERILSAATGVFTGSPAVKISVKVAGIHWHYGTRSHAAELTAGYYNTRQHDGYAPIVRMLARHDTVLNVTCVEMRDHEQPQDAHCRPEALVQQVAAATREAGVGLAGENALPRYDETAHDQVVATAADRAAEDRMVAFMYPRIGPDLFQPDNWRRFAAFVKRMSQPGAREACREQVECEAEGVAHATQPLVHEAAVALTD from the exons ATGGCCGAACTCACCATCTCTGCCATGATGATTGCTCAACAATTTAATCTACAGAAAACCTGCACAGGGAAGAAGACATTTATTAGCACGtgg GACACGGGCTTCTTCCGTCGTGAGGGCGGGTGGAGCACGGAGTACGGGCAGTTCTTCATGAGCTGGTACTCGAGGATGCTGCTGGAGCATGGCGAGCGCATCCTGTCGGCGGCGACGGGCGTGTTCACGGGGTCCCCCGCCGTGAAgatctcggtgaaggtggccgggATCCACTGGCACTACGGCACCCGGTCCCACGCGGCGGAGCTGACGGCGGGGTACTACAACACCCGGCAGCACGACGGGTACGCGCCCATTGTGCGCATGCTGGCGCGCCACGACACCGTGCTCAACGTCACGTGCGTCGAGATGCGGGACCACGAGCAGCCGCAGGACGCGCACTGCCGCCCCGAGGCGCTGGTGCAGCAGGTGGCCGCCGCGACGCGGGAGGCTGGTGTCGGTCTGGCCGGGGAGAACGCGCTGCCACGCTACGACGAGACGGCGCACGACCAGGTGGTGGCCACGGCCGCCGACAGGGCTGCCGAGGACCGCATGGTGGCGTTCATGTACCCGCGCATAGGGCCCGATCTGTTCCAGCCCGACAACTGGCGCCGCTTCGCCGCCTTCGTCAAGCGCATGTCCCAGCCGGGCGCACGGGAGGCGTGCCGGGAGCAGGTGGAGTGCGAGGCCGAGGGCGTCGCGCACGCCACCCAGCCGCTCGTGCACGAGGCCGCCGTCGCGCTCACCGATTGA
- the LOC136543662 gene encoding uncharacterized protein: MEDVIFEILHRVPAYSLFCCKCVCRYRKKLISDPNNHKKLPQTMTGFFYDSENGNRNFTSVVHGVHPRSLELLPFNIDNVALSYCCNGLILCWCLRADGYRYVFCIPMTRSVEIYSSQTAAWIYKESEWGEHIDVIFYR; encoded by the exons atggAGGATGTCATTTTCGAGATCCTCCACCGCGTCCCCGCCTactccttgttctgctgcaaatgtgtctgtcgctaCCGGAAAAAACTCATCTCGGAccccaacaaccataagaagctgCCCCAAACCATGACCGGCTTCTTCTACGACAGTGAGAACGGCAATCGAAACTTCACCAGTGTCGTCCATGGTGTACACCCCCGCTCCTTGGAATTATTGCCATTCAACATTGATAATGTAGCTCTCTCATATTGCTGCaacggcctcatcctatgctggtgccttagggctgatggataccgctatgtctTCTGCATTCCAATGACCAGAA gtgtggagatctactcatctcaaactgcagcatggatctataaggaatctgaatggggcgagcATATTGATGTGATATTTTACAGAtaa
- the LOC136543663 gene encoding uncharacterized protein, producing MFICNHCPFVKHLKKDIAKLTSFYVEKGLGAVAISSNSVRTHPQSQEVAKAFGAVCTPEFYLLKKDGRRPFELFYHGQFDDSRPSNNVPVTGR from the exons ATGTTCATATGCAACCACTGTCCATTTGTAAAACATCTGAAGAAGGACATTGCCAAGCTCACCTCTTTCTATGTGGAG AAAGGACTTGGTGCTGTTGCCATATCATCGAACTCAGTTAGGACACATCCACAG TCTCAAGAAGTAGCTAAGGCTTTTGGAGCAGTCTGCACACCTGAGTTTTACTTACTCAAAAAA GACGGGCGAAGGCCTTTTGAACTTTTCTACCATGGACAGTTCGACGATTCAAGACCCAGTAACAATGTGCCAGTAACTGGAAGGTAA
- the LOC136541622 gene encoding phospholipase D delta-like isoform X1: protein MGKHSAESGVSMLLHGDLDIQIIEAKCLPNMDLMTERMRKCFTGYGACSTDCGKSENTHPDMRKIITSDPYVSVCLSGATVAQTRVIPNSENPKWDEHFYVQVAHSVSRIEFLVKDNDVFGAELIGVASIPVEHITPGDMVGGWFPISGQYSNPMKPSPELHLNIQYKPIDMNPLYKDGVGADGPQSVGVPNAYFPLRKGGRVTLYQDAHVPDNFQPQIEMDGGRTYEQNKCWEDICHAIIEAHHLIYIVGWSLYHPVKLVRESTKPVPNGNPVTIGEILKRKVQEGVRVIVLLWDDKTSHDKFLLKTDGLMHTHDEEARKYFRHSGVHCVLSPRYASNKLSIFKQQVVGTLFTHHQKCVIVDTQATGNNRKITAFIGGLDLCDGRYDTPEHRLFKDLDTIFKDDFHNPTFPVNKHGPRQPWHDLHCKIEGPAAYDILTNFEQRWRKSAKWKVSVRRAVSWHHDTLVKIDRMSWIVSPSADELNAHVVEEKDPENWHVQVFRSIDSGSVKGFPKLVQEAESQNLVCAKNLQIDKSIHNAYVKAIRSAQHFVYIENQYFIGSSYYWSAHRSAGAENLIPIELAIKIARKIKAKERFAAYIVIPMWPEGNPTTAAMQEILYWQGHTMSMMYKIVADALRKEGLHESHPQEYLNFYCLGKREVLNEVSSTNNSNENSALRLAQKFRRFMIYVHSKGMIIDDEYVLIGSANINQRSMDGSRDTEIAMGAYQPHYSWAGSGSPPRGQVYGYRMSLWAEHLGTVEECFRRPESEECVQRVNQMADDNWACYVSPQMVDMKGHLMKYPVRVEQDGTVGLLPGQESFPDVGGKVLGTHSSLPNALTT from the exons ATGGGAAAGCACTCAGCTGAATCTGGGGTTAGTATGCTGTTGCATGGAGacttggatatacaaataattgaAGCAAAATGTCTCCCCAATATGGATCTCATGACAGAAAGGATGCGAAAATGCTTTACTGGGTATGGAGCTTGCAGCACTGATTGTGGGAAGTCGGAGAACACCCACCCAGACATGAGGAAGATCATCACTAGTGATCCGTATGTTTCAGTTTGTCTCTCAGGAGCAACGGTGGCACAAACTCGAGTCATTCCCAACTCGGAGAACCCTAAATGGGATGAACATTTCTATGTTCAAGTTGCTCATTCAGTTAGCAGAATTGAGTTTCTTGTAAAGGACAACGATGTTTTTGGGGCAGAGCTTATCGGTGTGGCTTCAATACCAGTTGAGCACATCACACCAGGTGATATGGTCGGTGGCTGGTTTCCAATTTCTGGTCAGTACAGTAATCCTATGAAGCCATCTCCTGAGCTGCATTTAAATATCCAGTATAAGCCAATCGACATGAACCCACTATACAAGGATGGAGTTGGTGCTGATGGCCCTCAGAGTGTTGGTGTCCCAAATGCATATTTCCCTCTTAGGAAGGGTGGCAGGGTCACACTATATCAAGATGCTCATGTTCCTGACAATTTTCAACCTCAGATTGAGATGGATGGTGGGAGGACATATGAACAAAACAAATGCTGGGAAGATATTTGTCATGCAATCATTGAGGCTCATCACCTTATCTACATAGTCGGCTGGTCCTTGTATCATCCTGTGAAGCTTGTAAGGGAGTCAACAAAACCTGTTCCCAATGGAAACCCTGTCACCATTGGGGAAATTTTGAAGCGCAAAGTTCAAGAAGGAGTCCGTGTTATAGTGTTGCTTTGGGATGACAAAACATCACATGACAAATTTCTCTTAAAAACA GATGGTCTCATGCATACAcatgatgaagaagctcgaaAATATTTCAGGCATTCAGGTGTCCATTGTGTGCTGTCTCCTCGCTATGCTAgcaacaaacttagcattttcAAGCAGCAG GTTGTAGGAACTTTATTTACACACCATCAGAAATGTGTCATTGTAGACACCCAAGCCACAGGAAACAATCGAAAAATAACTGCTTTTATTGGTGGTCTAGACTTGTGTGATGGCAGATATGATACACCTGAACACAGGCTTTTCAAGGATTTAGATACTATTTTCAAGGATGATTTCCACAACCCCACATTCCCT GTTAATAAGCATGGACCCAGACAGCCATGGCATGATTTACATTGTAAAATCGAGGGTCCTGCTGCATATGATATACTTACAAACTTTGAACAGAGATGGAGAAAATCTGCAAAATGGAAAGTCAGTGTCAGAAGAGCTGTGAGTTGGCATCATGATACATTGGTAAAAATTGATAGGATGTCATGGATTGTTTCCCCCTCTGCAGATGAATTAAATGCACATGTTGTTGAAGAAAAAGATCCTGAAAATTGGCATGTACAG GTTTTCCGATCAATTGATTCAGGATCTGTAAAAGGATTCCCAAAACTTGTTCAAGAGGCTGAATCCCAG AATCTTGTCTGTGCAAAGAATCTGCAGATAGACAAAAGCATACACAATGCATATGTTAAAGCGATCAGATCTGCGCAGCACTTTGTCTATATTGAAAATCAGTACTTTATTGGGTCTTCATACTACTGGTCTGCACACCGAAGTGCAG GTGCTGAGAACCTAATACCAATTGAATTGGCCATAAAGATTGCAAGAAAGATTAAGGCAAAGGAAAGGTTTGCAGCATACATTGTTATACCGATGTGGCCTGAAGGCAATCCAACAACTGCTGCTATGCAGGAGATACTCTATTGGCAG GGGCATACCATGTCCATGATGTACAAGATCGTCGCAGATGCTCTACGAAAGGAGGGTCTACATGAAAGCCATCCACAGGAGTACCTGAACTTCTATTGCCTTGGCAAGCGTGAAGTCTTGAATGAAGTTTCGTCGACAAACAATTCCAATGAGAACTCTGCACTG CGTTTGGCCCAGAAGTTCAGGAGGTTCATGATCTATGTGCACTCAAAAGGGATGATTATCGACGACGAGTACGTGCTCATCGGATCAGCTAACATAAACCAGAGATCCATGGACGGCTCACGGGACACAGAGATCGCCATGGGTGCGTACCAGCCTCACTACAGCTGGGCTGGAAGCGGCAGCCCTCCAAGAGGACAG GTGTATGGGTACAGGATGTCTCTTTGGGCGGAGCACCTGGGCACAGTGGAGGAGTGTTTCCGCCGGCCAGAGTCCGAGGAGTGCGTGCAGCGGGTGAACCAGATGGCAGATGACAACTGGGCGTGCTATGTCTCGCCACAGATGGTGGATATGAAGGGCCACCTCATGAAGTACCCCGTGAGGGTTGAACAAGATGGGACGGTGGGACTGCTGCCTGGGCAGGAGAGCTTCCCAGATGTCGGTGGCAAGGTGCTGGGCACGCACTCGTCGCTCCCCAATGCGTTGACGACGTGA
- the LOC136541622 gene encoding phospholipase D delta-like isoform X3, whose product MQDGLMHTHDEEARKYFRHSGVHCVLSPRYASNKLSIFKQQVVGTLFTHHQKCVIVDTQATGNNRKITAFIGGLDLCDGRYDTPEHRLFKDLDTIFKDDFHNPTFPVNKHGPRQPWHDLHCKIEGPAAYDILTNFEQRWRKSAKWKVSVRRAVSWHHDTLVKIDRMSWIVSPSADELNAHVVEEKDPENWHVQVFRSIDSGSVKGFPKLVQEAESQNLVCAKNLQIDKSIHNAYVKAIRSAQHFVYIENQYFIGSSYYWSAHRSAGAENLIPIELAIKIARKIKAKERFAAYIVIPMWPEGNPTTAAMQEILYWQGHTMSMMYKIVADALRKEGLHESHPQEYLNFYCLGKREVLNEVSSTNNSNENSALRLAQKFRRFMIYVHSKGMIIDDEYVLIGSANINQRSMDGSRDTEIAMGAYQPHYSWAGSGSPPRGQVYGYRMSLWAEHLGTVEECFRRPESEECVQRVNQMADDNWACYVSPQMVDMKGHLMKYPVRVEQDGTVGLLPGQESFPDVGGKVLGTHSSLPNALTT is encoded by the exons ATGCAGGATGGTCTCATGCATACAcatgatgaagaagctcgaaAATATTTCAGGCATTCAGGTGTCCATTGTGTGCTGTCTCCTCGCTATGCTAgcaacaaacttagcattttcAAGCAGCAG GTTGTAGGAACTTTATTTACACACCATCAGAAATGTGTCATTGTAGACACCCAAGCCACAGGAAACAATCGAAAAATAACTGCTTTTATTGGTGGTCTAGACTTGTGTGATGGCAGATATGATACACCTGAACACAGGCTTTTCAAGGATTTAGATACTATTTTCAAGGATGATTTCCACAACCCCACATTCCCT GTTAATAAGCATGGACCCAGACAGCCATGGCATGATTTACATTGTAAAATCGAGGGTCCTGCTGCATATGATATACTTACAAACTTTGAACAGAGATGGAGAAAATCTGCAAAATGGAAAGTCAGTGTCAGAAGAGCTGTGAGTTGGCATCATGATACATTGGTAAAAATTGATAGGATGTCATGGATTGTTTCCCCCTCTGCAGATGAATTAAATGCACATGTTGTTGAAGAAAAAGATCCTGAAAATTGGCATGTACAG GTTTTCCGATCAATTGATTCAGGATCTGTAAAAGGATTCCCAAAACTTGTTCAAGAGGCTGAATCCCAG AATCTTGTCTGTGCAAAGAATCTGCAGATAGACAAAAGCATACACAATGCATATGTTAAAGCGATCAGATCTGCGCAGCACTTTGTCTATATTGAAAATCAGTACTTTATTGGGTCTTCATACTACTGGTCTGCACACCGAAGTGCAG GTGCTGAGAACCTAATACCAATTGAATTGGCCATAAAGATTGCAAGAAAGATTAAGGCAAAGGAAAGGTTTGCAGCATACATTGTTATACCGATGTGGCCTGAAGGCAATCCAACAACTGCTGCTATGCAGGAGATACTCTATTGGCAG GGGCATACCATGTCCATGATGTACAAGATCGTCGCAGATGCTCTACGAAAGGAGGGTCTACATGAAAGCCATCCACAGGAGTACCTGAACTTCTATTGCCTTGGCAAGCGTGAAGTCTTGAATGAAGTTTCGTCGACAAACAATTCCAATGAGAACTCTGCACTG CGTTTGGCCCAGAAGTTCAGGAGGTTCATGATCTATGTGCACTCAAAAGGGATGATTATCGACGACGAGTACGTGCTCATCGGATCAGCTAACATAAACCAGAGATCCATGGACGGCTCACGGGACACAGAGATCGCCATGGGTGCGTACCAGCCTCACTACAGCTGGGCTGGAAGCGGCAGCCCTCCAAGAGGACAG GTGTATGGGTACAGGATGTCTCTTTGGGCGGAGCACCTGGGCACAGTGGAGGAGTGTTTCCGCCGGCCAGAGTCCGAGGAGTGCGTGCAGCGGGTGAACCAGATGGCAGATGACAACTGGGCGTGCTATGTCTCGCCACAGATGGTGGATATGAAGGGCCACCTCATGAAGTACCCCGTGAGGGTTGAACAAGATGGGACGGTGGGACTGCTGCCTGGGCAGGAGAGCTTCCCAGATGTCGGTGGCAAGGTGCTGGGCACGCACTCGTCGCTCCCCAATGCGTTGACGACGTGA
- the LOC136541622 gene encoding phospholipase D delta-like isoform X2 has protein sequence MSPRSMLLHRRPWPCRLRRSLPRALRAPREWPTGTFIGGMQDGLMHTHDEEARKYFRHSGVHCVLSPRYASNKLSIFKQQVVGTLFTHHQKCVIVDTQATGNNRKITAFIGGLDLCDGRYDTPEHRLFKDLDTIFKDDFHNPTFPVNKHGPRQPWHDLHCKIEGPAAYDILTNFEQRWRKSAKWKVSVRRAVSWHHDTLVKIDRMSWIVSPSADELNAHVVEEKDPENWHVQVFRSIDSGSVKGFPKLVQEAESQNLVCAKNLQIDKSIHNAYVKAIRSAQHFVYIENQYFIGSSYYWSAHRSAGAENLIPIELAIKIARKIKAKERFAAYIVIPMWPEGNPTTAAMQEILYWQGHTMSMMYKIVADALRKEGLHESHPQEYLNFYCLGKREVLNEVSSTNNSNENSALRLAQKFRRFMIYVHSKGMIIDDEYVLIGSANINQRSMDGSRDTEIAMGAYQPHYSWAGSGSPPRGQVYGYRMSLWAEHLGTVEECFRRPESEECVQRVNQMADDNWACYVSPQMVDMKGHLMKYPVRVEQDGTVGLLPGQESFPDVGGKVLGTHSSLPNALTT, from the exons ATGAGCCCCCGGTCTATGCTACTCCACCGGCGCCCCTGGCCCTGCCGCCTGCGCCGCTCGTTGCCCCGTGCACTCCGCGCGCCACGGGAATGGCCAACCGGGACATTTATCG GTGGAATGCAGGATGGTCTCATGCATACAcatgatgaagaagctcgaaAATATTTCAGGCATTCAGGTGTCCATTGTGTGCTGTCTCCTCGCTATGCTAgcaacaaacttagcattttcAAGCAGCAG GTTGTAGGAACTTTATTTACACACCATCAGAAATGTGTCATTGTAGACACCCAAGCCACAGGAAACAATCGAAAAATAACTGCTTTTATTGGTGGTCTAGACTTGTGTGATGGCAGATATGATACACCTGAACACAGGCTTTTCAAGGATTTAGATACTATTTTCAAGGATGATTTCCACAACCCCACATTCCCT GTTAATAAGCATGGACCCAGACAGCCATGGCATGATTTACATTGTAAAATCGAGGGTCCTGCTGCATATGATATACTTACAAACTTTGAACAGAGATGGAGAAAATCTGCAAAATGGAAAGTCAGTGTCAGAAGAGCTGTGAGTTGGCATCATGATACATTGGTAAAAATTGATAGGATGTCATGGATTGTTTCCCCCTCTGCAGATGAATTAAATGCACATGTTGTTGAAGAAAAAGATCCTGAAAATTGGCATGTACAG GTTTTCCGATCAATTGATTCAGGATCTGTAAAAGGATTCCCAAAACTTGTTCAAGAGGCTGAATCCCAG AATCTTGTCTGTGCAAAGAATCTGCAGATAGACAAAAGCATACACAATGCATATGTTAAAGCGATCAGATCTGCGCAGCACTTTGTCTATATTGAAAATCAGTACTTTATTGGGTCTTCATACTACTGGTCTGCACACCGAAGTGCAG GTGCTGAGAACCTAATACCAATTGAATTGGCCATAAAGATTGCAAGAAAGATTAAGGCAAAGGAAAGGTTTGCAGCATACATTGTTATACCGATGTGGCCTGAAGGCAATCCAACAACTGCTGCTATGCAGGAGATACTCTATTGGCAG GGGCATACCATGTCCATGATGTACAAGATCGTCGCAGATGCTCTACGAAAGGAGGGTCTACATGAAAGCCATCCACAGGAGTACCTGAACTTCTATTGCCTTGGCAAGCGTGAAGTCTTGAATGAAGTTTCGTCGACAAACAATTCCAATGAGAACTCTGCACTG CGTTTGGCCCAGAAGTTCAGGAGGTTCATGATCTATGTGCACTCAAAAGGGATGATTATCGACGACGAGTACGTGCTCATCGGATCAGCTAACATAAACCAGAGATCCATGGACGGCTCACGGGACACAGAGATCGCCATGGGTGCGTACCAGCCTCACTACAGCTGGGCTGGAAGCGGCAGCCCTCCAAGAGGACAG GTGTATGGGTACAGGATGTCTCTTTGGGCGGAGCACCTGGGCACAGTGGAGGAGTGTTTCCGCCGGCCAGAGTCCGAGGAGTGCGTGCAGCGGGTGAACCAGATGGCAGATGACAACTGGGCGTGCTATGTCTCGCCACAGATGGTGGATATGAAGGGCCACCTCATGAAGTACCCCGTGAGGGTTGAACAAGATGGGACGGTGGGACTGCTGCCTGGGCAGGAGAGCTTCCCAGATGTCGGTGGCAAGGTGCTGGGCACGCACTCGTCGCTCCCCAATGCGTTGACGACGTGA